A genome region from Conger conger chromosome 16, fConCon1.1, whole genome shotgun sequence includes the following:
- the LOC133114450 gene encoding cytochrome b-c1 complex subunit 2, mitochondrial has translation MKGIRNFSHISKRFYAAPRSSRSLTEPLAGLKLPKGAAHPHQDAQVTRLPNGLVIASLETYSPASKIGLFVKAGSRYETTGNEGVTHMLRLAANLTTKGASAFKICRGVEAVGGSLSVTSSRENMIYSVDCLRDHVDTVMEYLINVTTAPEFRPWEVNDLTSRLKIDKALASQNPQIAVLEILHAAAYKNALSNSLYCPDYMVGHVTSEQLHTFVQNNFTSARMALVGLGVDHSVLRQVGEQFLNVRSGTGVAGAKAQYRGGEVRNQSSDSLVHVALVSEGAVSGSAEASAFSLLQRVLGAGPRVKRGSNTTSKLSQGIAKATPSPFDASAFNADYSDSGLFGVYTISQSDSAGDVIRAAAAQVDSVAQGGLTPTDLSRAKSQLTAEYLMALECSDTALEVLGLQALLGGAYQAPETVVQNINSVTADDVINAAKTFVAGKKTMVSSGHLMNMPFIDEL, from the exons ATGAAGGGGATCCGAAATTTCAGTCATATATCT AAACGGTTCTATGCGGCCCCCCGGAGCAGCAGATCTCTGACAGAGCCGCTAGCCGGCTTAAAGCTCCCCAAAGGGGCTGCACACCCCCACCAAGATGCCCAA GTGACCAGGCTTCCCAATGGCCTGGTGATTGCGTCCCTGGAGACCTACTCCCCGGCCTCTAAGATCGGCCTGTTTGTGAAAGCGGGAAGTCGTTATGAGACCACGGGAAACGAGGGCGTCACTCACATGCTGCGGCTCGCTGCCAACCTG ACCACAAAGGGTGCGTCCGCGTTCAAGATCTGTCGGGGTGTGGAGGCCGTGGGGGGCAGCTTGAG TGTGACCTCCTCCAGGGAGAACATGATCTACTCGGTGGACTGTCTGAGAGACCATGT cGATACCGTCATGGAGTACCTGATTAACGTAACCACAGCCCCCGAGTTCAGGCCTTGGGAGGTGAATGACCTCACGTCGAGGCTGAAGATTGACAAGGCCTTGGCCAGTCAGAATCCACAGATCG CTGTGTTGGAAATACTGCATGCGGCTGCCTACAAGAATGCCCTGTCCAACTCTTTGTACTGCCCAGACTACAtggtgggtcatgtgacctcagAGCAG CTGCACACCTTTGTCCAGAACAATTTCACCAGTGCGAGGATGGCTTTGGTGGGACTGG GTGTGGATCACTCCGTGCTCAGGCAAGTGGGGGAGCAGTTTCTAAACGTCCGCAGCGGGACAGGGGTCGCCGGCGCCAAGGCACAGTACCGAGGAG GGGAAGTGCGGAACCAGAGCAGCGACAGCCTGGTGCACGTGGCACTGGTGAGCGAGGGGGCAGTGTCGGGCTCGGCGGAGGCCAGCGCCTTCAGCCTGCTGCAGCGCGTGCTGGGAGCCGGGCCTCGCGTCAAGCGCGGCTCCAACACCACCAGCAAGCTGAGCCAGGGCATCGCCAAGGCAACGCCCAGCCCCTTCGAC GCCTCGGCTTTCAATGCTGACTACTCCGACTCGGGGCTGTTTGGGGTCTACACCATCTCGCAGAGCGACTCGGCTGGAGAT GTGATCCGGGCGGCCGCCGCCCAGGTGGACAGCGTGGCACAGGGAGGCCTCACCCCAACTGACCTCTCCAGGGCCAA GAGCCAGCTGACGGCGGAGTATCTGATGGCTCTGGAGTGCTCAGACACGGCCCTGGAGGTGCTGGGCCTACAAGCACTGCTGGGAGGAGCCTACCAGGCCCCAGAAACTGTAGTCCAGAACATCAACTCTGTCACCGCCGATGATGTCATCAAT GCTGCGAAAACGTTTGTGGCTGGGAAGAAGACGATGGTATCTAGTGGACATCTGATGAACATGCCCTTCATAGATGAATTGTGA